A genomic segment from Aegilops tauschii subsp. strangulata cultivar AL8/78 chromosome 1, Aet v6.0, whole genome shotgun sequence encodes:
- the LOC141023116 gene encoding uncharacterized protein yields MAQNDEAGGLGKQFWELSQEMEEEPHHYEDAAEDTDPDYTTPSGVGDDTIDGAAEDATTDDGSPRTDGSQPKRQRKDRRPNVLGTVKEEFTEVNSDGHPTAPKELVKGYSVQLGCILRSTVSINTENLRHKDRGNLPSLLFTKLHKRYKFPADFANTRLSGNKVNSVALTRMSTALSTWRSAVKRMIDKGDSYEKIKAKNPSISEDDYKEFKIKCESSATVESSQLGK; encoded by the coding sequence atggcccagaacgatgaggccggcggtttgggcaagcaattctgggagctgtcccaggagatggaggaagaacctcaccactatgaggacgccgcagaagacaccgatcctgactacacaacccctagtggcgtcggggatgacaccattgatggtgccgccgaggatgccaccactgatgatggcagcccacgcacagatggcagccaaccgaagaggcaacggaaggaccggcgcccgaacgtgctcggcaccgtcaaggaggaatttactgaagtgaactccgacgggcatccaacggcgcccaaagaattagtcaaggggtactcggttcagctcgggtgcattctccggagcaccgtctcgatcaacaccgagaacctaaggcataaggaccgagggaatttgccgagcctcctcttcacgaagctgcacaaacgatacaagttccccgctgactttgcaaacacacgcctctcagggaataaagtgaacagtgtcgccctcacgaggatgagcacggccctgtctacttggagaagcgcggtgaagagaatgattgacaaaggtgatagttatgagaagatcaaggcgaaaaatccttcgatcagcgaagatgactacaaggagttcaagatcaagtgcgagagcagcgcaactgTGGAATCAAGTCAGTTGGGGAAATAA